A segment of the Lolium perenne isolate Kyuss_39 chromosome 3, Kyuss_2.0, whole genome shotgun sequence genome:
TGGAGGTGGTCACCGTCGTCGGGAAGGAGGTTGTCACCGTTGGCGGAGAGGAGGTGGTCACCGTCATCGGGGAGGAGGTGGTCACCGTCGTCGAGGAGGAGGTGGTCGATGTTGCCAAAGAGGAGGTGTTTGTAGTCGTCGGGGAGGAGGTGGTCACTGTCGTTGGGGAGGAGGTGGTCGTCGTCGCCGAAGAGAAGATGCTGGAAAAGTGAAAGAGGATGAGGGAAAAGAATGTGGAGAAGGGGAAGAGGATGAGAGGAGAAGGTGGAGAAGTGGAAGAGGATGAGGAAGAAAAAAGGTGGAGAAGTGGAGGGGATAAGATGGAGAAATGGAAGATGATGAGCGAAAGATGATGGAGAAGTGGAAaagtaatttttttttgaaaattttcagattttttttcatCAAAATCTTAAACCTTAAAAAACACTGTTTTCTTTTCGATTTTTCAGATTGTAGAAAATCGGTAAACGGCCGTAGGCGGTTGAAATCAGATTTAAAATTTTCCATAGATACATTTCATATGAAAAACCTTTTGATCATGCAAAATCTAAAGCCATTTTACTGAAACATGGAACCATTTTGTAAAATATGTCGAAATTTATGTTTGTTAATTTTCTTtaaaactatatgacataacacatggccatctcgaaggattttattttaaaATTTTCTACAATATCATTTTTTTTCAAAACTAAAAAGGAGATATCAATTCGTTGGTGGGGGTGCAAATCCTAGAAATTAGTAGCATGCCAAAATATGGCACGCTGGGTGCCTAAATGGGGCACGCTACTAATAAGCAATAGCATGCCAAAATAGGGTACGCTACCAATAGTTCTTTCACTATCAACCATCTCTACAACTTAGAAATCACTCAGATGAATAATATCCATTTCATAAAAGAGTTCTACTTGAAACATCTCACGAATTCACCGACTCAACTAACCATTCAACACGATGTCACAATATGACTCTTCAGTGGCTAAGCTACCTCTTGTAGCTTCACACCTCTATACACAGAACAATTGTGTAATTGAAGCATATACGTACCTAGAGAATTGAAATGTACGAAGTAACAATAACTGCCCGGAGTTTAATATCAAACCACTGCCAGCAAAAGATTTATTTACCCTGGAAAAGGGCTCAAGAACTTTCATCAACAGATATCTGCTCGTTGACCACTACACACGATCAGCAACCAGCATAGCACGAAATAAAGGATGGGGGCATAACCATGTTACGGCAGACAACTGAACAAAATTCCCTTCCCCATCTCACCTTCGGCACATCTAAGTCTCACAGATGAAGTTTAGCACCTGAAAATCAATCTTCATGAAGCACAAATAACATCCCCGACGACTAAGATTAAAAAAGTGTATGTCAACCATGTCATTTACAGAAAAAAAAAAATTCTTCATCAAACTTTAGGAGTTAGGTCTGCGATTTCAGAATTGAATGAAAGCATGCGAAGAAATGATGAGAATGTAGAGTTTGCATTATTTGAAGATCTGCTTAATGGACTAAAGTCGCTGTTATTAGATGCTGATCCCTATCCAAAATAGATGACATAATTACACCCTGTTGCATGATAGAGAAAAAATGCCTACCTGCATGATCAAACTATTTCGCTGCAACTCAAGGTTGCACTCTATATATCATGATCATCAATATATATACAGAAATAACAACATTGCAGGTTCATGGAATTCCAATGATAATTCTTGATTTCGAGTCATGAGGGTATATTACTGAACAGCTCCACTGTTTACTCTACCACCTAGAGTCATTTATCAAACACACTGAATATGTGAGGACATGTCCAAAAAAGGATCGGTTCAAAACTACACTGGATCGACTTGTACACATACCTGTAACCTGAATAGAGAGATCGTTTGGGAAAGAATTTTTCAGGCCACTGTTAACTTCTATGCCCCTTTGGGAGATAGGAATTGATATCCGAGTCCTTGCTTGTCAAGATCGAGCATCTGCAGGAGCAAGAAAACTGCAATTGCCTTCATGCTGTGGATGGCAGTGCTGCGCCTGCGCAGCTTGCTAGCCCGTTGGTAGATTAGGGAGGACGCTGGCGGACGGGAGGGATTCGAAGCAGGAGTCGAAGGAGATGACCTGGGGATGCAGCCAGGAGGCACGGGAACCAGCCCTAAGCTAATTGAATCAAAACAAAAGTACAAAACACAATCTACATTCTACTTCTGCGCTGTGCGGATCAAGTCATGGGATCCATAGAGTTGTTCAAAAAAATCTTAAACTAGCAGGTCGGGATCAGAGTCGGCTCGGTCCAGCAGCAACCCCAGGCTGTCGACAACCTCGTAAATCTCGGCTGATTTCGGGTGATATGTGTCTTgcaccaagaacttgtgcacctCACCGTCCAGCTTTATCCAACTGTAGGCAGACAGCTTCTGCACGTTCTTGCTCCTCATCAGGTCCCTTATCTCCCTCACATCACCCCAGAGACCTGCATCGGCGTAGATGTTGGACAAGAGGACATAGATCGACGAGTTGTCGGGCTCCATTAACAGGAGCTTGCtcgcggcgagcttggcgagcttaACATCAGCATGGACTCTGCAGGCACTGAGCAGAGTGGTCCAGATCACTGCATTTGGTTCGACCTCCATGTCACAGACGAACTTGTACGCCTCCCACAGACTTCCTGATTTACAGTGGAGGTCCACTATGCATGCGCAATGCTCAACTTGAGGGGAAAGATGGTGTTTCCTTTTCATCTCTTCAAAGAATGACATGCCTTGGTCTATCAAGCCAGCATGTGTGCACGCTGCCAGCAGTGCCACAAAGGTGATCTCGTTAGGCTGGACCCCGTCCTCCTCCATCTTTTCATACAAGCCGATCGCGTCTTCTGCAAAGCCGTTCATTGCTAGGCCTCTGATCATGGAGTTCCAAGTGATGACCCCCTTTTGTTCCATCCGGTCGAAGACACCACGGGCTCGGCCAACATGCCCGCACCTGGTATACATGTCGATTAGTGCGGATCCTAGGTAACTGGTAAGTGGCAGTCTTTGGCTCTCGGCATAGTTCCCAATCTGCTCTACTAGTTCATCAGAACCCAGCTGAGCACACGCAGACAGCACGCCAACAAGTGTCACTTCATTTGGCCTGCAATCGGTTGCCTTCATCTTCTCAAACAGCTCTAGAGACTCATGTGGCCTGCCATTCTGCGCATAACCAGCAATCATAGTACTCCATGCCACGACATCTCTCCGCGACATACGGTCAAACTCCTGACGCGCCTCGTCAATAGCCCGACACTTCACATACATCTCCATCAAAGCAGTGTGCACTATCACGTTCtgcaagtcctcctcctcgaccagAGCCCTTACCCGCTTTCCAGTATCAAGATCACCGGACTTGGCACAGATCGAGAACACCGTCGTGATGGTGATAGCGTTTGGCCTCGCGCCCTCGCCCAGCATCCGGTCAAACAGCGTCAACGCTTCCCGGAACTCTCCGCGGTGAGAGTAGCACGCGATCATTGAATTCCACGAAGCGGACGTCCTCCTGGACATGCCATCAAACAGCTTCCTGGCCTTATCCACGTCGCCGGCCTTTGAATATCCGGTGATCAAACAGTTGATCGGTATCGGATCCTTCACCGGCATCTCCTCGAAGACCCTCACAGCAGACCCCATGTCCCCGTTCTTGGCGTAGAAATCCACCAAGGCCGTGTGCACAAAGACATCCCCGAGAAGCCCGCGTACAAGCGCGTGGCAGTGCACCTGCCTGCCCTGGCAGGACGCAGCCGAGAGCGCGCACGACTTGACGACGAGCGGGACACAGCCGACCGGGACGTTGGCGCCCTTGCGGTGCATCGAAGAGAGGGCCTGGAGGAGCTCCTGGTGCGAGGAGAGCCTGGAGAGCGCCGAGAGGAGGATGCCGCAGAGCGCCGGGGTCGGGCGCGGCACCGCGTCGAACAAGTGGCGTGCGGCGCGGGAGGTGCTGGCGTCGGAGAGGAGGGCGTGGAGCGGTCGGGTCTTGAGGAGGCAGGCCTCCATTGCTGGCAGTGGGCGGTGCTCGGCGGGAGAGTTGggaccgcggcggcggcgggagcggTTAGCGTGGGTGTTTGTTGCCTCGATagggtgcggcggcggcggcaaggcATGTCGCGGTGCGGAAAGATGCGGCTCGGCTCACTTGTTCAGTTATATGGCAGTGCAGACGTTGTCGCGGCGACCGGCCGACCGCTGTCCGTCGTGCGCGATGCGGGACGGCGGCGATGCTTTGGGTTTGGGAAAGCATCGGCGAGGGCGCCGCCGGCCGTGCTTGCTCGCAGGGGACGGCTCCGCTAGACTGCTACTagttgctctggccaagtaaaatCACACCTCAGAACTCAGGCAGATACGTGCACAGTAGCAACTAAAAACTGAGAACACATTTGCCATGGCCAGACACAAAAGGGAAAGTGTATAtttgaaaataaataaaaataaatcGGTCATGTTCTCTAGAACTTTTGGATTACCATCAAATCATGGTCATCCTCCTTGATCCATATAAAACCTCTCAGACTAGAAATTGTAGGAACGTTCTGCTCAAATTGGATGCAGCTGAAACTAGGAAATGTGCAGTTTTAAGTGACCAAGACTAATTTATTAATTTTTCGATAAAATAAATATATTGATATCGCAAAAATAACAAGATATCGAAAGACATTAAGATGAACGCAGCCAtgaataaaatataaaaaaaaatccCGTTGTAGTGATGAAGCACTTGCAACAACAACACTCTAACCATACCAAAGATCACATCCAGACCGCAAACTAGGTTCTTCAAAAACAACGTGTTCAGAAAGAAAACAATACACAAACGTTATCGTTATCCGATCAAATATCTTGAGTTTCCGCCCTAAAGAAAGACCGAGATCCCAAAGCAATGCTTTTTAGGGAGGCCATTGCTAGGTACAACCAATAAAAGCAAGACCTTGAGTTTTTATCCTAGAAAATCGTGGCTTGGTACCCGAAACACCACAAGAAATGGTGTCCACTGTGTTGTCATCTCTTCCTGCCAGGGCCGCTGCTGCAAGTTCTCAACAGTCGACACGTAGAATAACCTGTGCCGCATGTCTTTAACAGTTTAACGCAACCAAAACTCCTCTCCACAAATATCTAACTAGACATATATCCTATACAAGCAACCACTGGTGCTTAAAAAAAGATTTGTTTATTTTATAAACACCCCACTAATCATCTTGCATTTGTAAATAAAAGAATCGGCCACATTGGAAATAATGTGTGGTGAAGAAAGAGATAAGAACAGCTATATGCAGACTTGTACTTCCTCCATTCCGAGATGTACTCGCTTTGTCCGagatttgttaaaatttggatgtatcaagACACTGAATAGCAAATCTAAGACAACCTTCATAGGACAGAGGTAGTATTATGTTTTGGAAAACATGCTACACCAGAATAGTATTCATGTCGTCACACACCAGAATAATGCAAGTCTGCTGTGTCGTCGTCACAACACAAATGAGCCAAATAACTGTAGTTGTACATTTTACATGGTACGTGGCACAAGGGAATCATATGAAAGTCGAACGAAAAAGCACTGGACAGATCACCACAAGCTAGTTCAGCACAGGCATTAAATCATTAAAAATATACTCACTGTTCATAGGACGGACGGAGTATCTTTACAACTTAGACAGAACAACAAGGACAAAGAGAGTTAGACAGCAGCAGACATCATCCACAACATTGCACTGTTCAGATGGAGAAAAGCTTCAGGCGGAAGTTTGATAGCCTCTTCACCGTCTCCATTCCGTTTTGACTCCTCTATCTGCAGATAGCAGAATGAAAACAAGCGAAATATCAGAAATGAAAAAGCAAAACCCAATGCTTAGGTTTCAGAATTCTACAATTTATAGAGGTTGACATTTCTCATAAACATGCAATTCTAACTTGCAAGCTCTAAAATCTATTCCTAATCAGATACACACAGCTACATTCCAACGTCAGCAACCATATATCTGCAGATAGAGGCTGGGGCTACCCCATTTGGAAAAAATATATCTGCAGATAGCTAAATGCCTAAATGCACTGCATGTCCATTGGCATCTCTATGATGACACATACTGTGTTACTTTTCAGTACATCATTCGTGTCAGGAGGTTGGTGGCGTTGGCCACAAAGGGATATATGTCCTAGTTGAGGTACCATTTATAATTGGCTATGTAATGTTTGATTTCGCTCTTGATTATGTAGCTTGTCGTTATCTTTGTTGACAGATTGCACAAATATTGTAATGATAATGCAATAATTTGGTTTATGTGCACTTTCAGATGCAGAGGGCGAGATAGTTTTTAGCTACCTTATCTGGGAAAAATATTTATCAGTTGTCAGAGCATTGCTAACACCATTTTGAACTGATCTTTGTGTATGCAACAATTGCAAACTCAGCCTAGTGTTCTCTTTTTCATGAAAATTCAAGTGGGAACAAAACTTACTGTTTGGAGCAGAAGGAAGAGACTGGCGGCGGGTGAAGCCATTCTTGTCAACCGGTAGATCAAAATCTAATCTGGGTGGTCCTCGCAATTTTGCCTTTAAGGATTCTGTTGGAGCCATATAGCTTGGCTTCCTTGGTGGAACTGGAGTGTTCTTGGTTCCACTCTCTGGATATTCTGAATTAGAGAATGAAGACCTCCTCTTAGTTCTAACTTGTCCATTAGACAGAGGCTCTTCCTTGTACCtagtttcttctttcttttctatgGTATCATCTccattatcaaggtttcgcagttCAATGACTTCATCTGCTTGAGCGAGTATACTAGGTTCATTAGATGTTTCCTCAGTTAAGAATGGTGTCTCCATATTTGAATTTTCCAAAAGATCGCTACTGTGAGGATCGTGAGTTTCAGGAGGAAACGAAGCCTCACATGCACTCTGCAGTGGTTTCTCACATTGATTGTCGTGATGGCCAGAGATACCATTCACCACACTGGATATCTTTGAGGAGTCAGCCATGGAATCAGATATCTTTGGCTCGTCAGTTATGGAATTTGGTACCTTCGAGGCATCAGCCTTTGAATTAGATATCTTAGAGGCCTCAACCATGGAGTTAGTTGCTTTTTTAAGGTTCCTTTTAACCTTCTCAAGTTCAGATAACTGGCTATCTGGTACTGAATCAGCAGGCGATCCAGAGAATTTCCTTGGATTTCTTTTTGATTTTTCAGGTTCAACAGTATTTGTTTGAGTCTCAACTGTAGCAGCAGAAAACTTCCGAACATTACGCTTTAACTTTGCTGATTTAGTTTCCATGGCATAACTGGCCTTCTTTACTTGTGGTTTCCCATCAGCGACTATTTTTGGTTTGGAAACAGGTCTCCAGATGCAGCCTATTGTCCATCTCTCCAGCCAGTTGTAGGCTGAATTGGGGTCCATCTCGTCATATTGAAAGTGAAGAGCTTGTACGGAAGTTGACGAAGACAAAAGCTATAAATATGCAAATATGAGTTAGAACAAGAACAACTCTGGAACACAATTAGAAAGTAAACTTGGTGTGATGACATGCATTTCTTCGATAAGAATGGGTAGGATCGATACTTTTTTCCTCACAAGAAATAATTTGTGTCGAAATAAATTGCATACCTTTCGGACATATGCATTTGAAGCTAGCTTCTCCTTCCATGCATCCGACGACTTATCACCCTGATAGATGCAAGCAACAGCTGTTTCAGATTCTTCTGACATACTAGCTATCAAACAGTGAAAATTGCACAAGGGGGATACAGCATTAAGTTTTAAAGCTTTGAGAAATAACCTTccgatgaaaagaaaagaaaagaaaagaagaagcataaaaataAAATACAGTTGCATGCTCAACATATACAATTCATACTGTAGTTCTGCAGAATAAATCTGTGACTTTTTCAACGGAATGGTTATTTCGGTTTTCTACTGGCTGCTTTAACTATAACCCCGGCTATTTTTATTGGCTTGAACAGGATACGTCTTATTTGAATTGACTGAATAAGTCAGAAAAGAAAAATCTTTCTTTTAGATTTCTGGTATTCTACAACTCTTTTCCACACTAATTACGAATTCTTTTCTTGGCCATTGAGATTCGTGGATAATTTGGAGTACTATTTAGGGCTAGATCATAGATCGTACCCATTTTCTGAACTTATGAATAGAAAATGCGTGTCGAACGATAACTTTTAAATGTTGTGTTGTAAAAGTGGTACTTCTTTGTATTTCTAAAATTGTAAAAATACTATAACAACAAATGTGGGATGGATTTAATGGTCACCATATCAACAGTGACAGTCAAATCTATGCTATGCGAAATCACCCACGAAGAACGTTATAGCTTTATAGGTTACTAAGACAGCCAGTTAGTCTATAAGTAAAGAATACCCTAAGAAAACATTTGTCATTCATGAATTATTTATAGGATACAGAGTCTCTTGAGTTGCAATGGGACCACATGAAACAAAAGCATGTTCGGTCTCCCAAGCACCCAGGAGGAAAATCCTCTATTCTACAACGATCTTCGAGGACAGGTCCATTAATCTAAGAATTAAAAACTAAGGATAAAAAGCAAACTGTCGTTCAATCAACGCAAATACAACAATACACTGAACCTGCACGTAAAAGTGACGCAATAATTAAGACCATGACACACAAAGGTGTACAGTTAACACTGTTTTCTTGCTATTGGTAGTATAATGCAGGTACAGAACATCTATTAAACACTAGGCTTGTATGCTGCTTCATATGCTGGGGACTACTTGAAGGCCATATTGCTGCTTTGATGTTGAGCCGTGCACTACTTTGTGCAACAAGTGCTTTATAAAAAAATATAGCGTGCCAGATATATTAGGACACTTTGAAGATTGCGGTCATTTATTCTCTATAACCAAATTATTAACTAAATAAAAGCAGAACATGCAAAAAGGCAGGGAGAATGGAGAGGTACTCACCCCAAAGTTACGTCGTCCAAACTTCACAGATAATTGCATGGCAGCATTAGAAAGTCTAGTATTTCTTCcacgaacttgagcttgaaacttTACAATCAGCCATGTCGCGCGAAGTGTCGAAACAGCCTGCCTCCTTACAAGATGCCCTCGAATCAGTGCCTGAAGTCTTATGATACCTTTTAACGCGCGGAATGCCCTGCGTGCCTGCGCAACAGGTTCACAACCATTCTAACATTAGCACCGTGCTACTGCAACTAAATGTAAATGACAATGTTCGTAACACACGGGTGATTACTACTTTTTAAGAAATCCAAGATTTAGATGCATTTGTTTTTGTAACGACAGTTAATGTAGGGACTCTGGAACACACTATTGTAGATGGTGCTTTTTATagattcctaaagaaaattgtaaAAGTACTAAAGTAGCAGCAGACACTAATGATTTCGTATAAATCAGCCAATAAGCTTTTTTTAAGGATGGGTGAATTTCCTTTTTAACAGGCTGGCTATACTtgttcctttttctgttttttttcataATAGGTCTAGGAGCAACACTTGTAGAGTTTGCAGCCAGGATGACACGAACTGTGCAAATACTGTATAAATCAGTTAACGGAAAATGTGTTACCACGTACCAGGTAACCTCGAAAAGCCGCCTGTGCCTTGGTGGCTGCCAGTTCTTCCCTCAGTTTCTCGGGACTAATTGGCGTGTCAGACCCATTTCGGACCATGTTTCTGACTGCGCTCCCGTTGGCCAAGTTGGATATTCCATTGGTGACGAGTACCGGCTCTGAGATCACAGGAGAATTGCCAGAGAGTTCAGGCTCCTTCCCAGCAGTGTGTCCATTGCCGTTTGCAGTCTTGTACGTTTCAGTGACAAAAATATGGTCAGCTCAACGAGACAAAAAAAAGGAGCAGGAGAAAAGAAAACATCTCGATGCTATCAACTTCAAAGTCCGAACTGATTGTTTGCATAAGGTGCACACACACATATGTATGGCAAATTGACTCCTTGTGAATACAATTGTGGAAAATCTGTGTTCGAGACGGCTGTTGTGGAAACTTCAAATTGCTACGACTTTCACTCGAGCTATAGATAGACGAAATGCGTCGATAACCAAAAAATATGTAATTGGTAGCAACTGTGAAAGCAGACCTGAATGCATATGCGGAAATTCTTCACTGAGAATTGCATAAATCAAGTGTAAAACCCTCCTCTAGCAAACTACTAGTACCTGGTAACAACATATGCGGAGTATGAAAGTCCTTACCGGCAGTAAATCCTTTGCCTTGGCAGAACTGGACTTTGATGACTTCTTGCCGAGGAGCACCGACTTTATCCACTTGGCCGGGGATTTCCCCATCGTGGTAGCCTAAGCAGCCCAGACGCCGGAGATTCTGGACCTGTAATGCAGTAGGTCGGCTCGTCAACACACAGATCCAGACCGCACAAGTCATTTAAAATTTGGGAGAAAAACAAGAATGGCAAACGGAAATAGCATCAAGAAAACCAGTAGAACAAGGCTGGAAAATTCAGTCAGAAGCAAGCAGGGAGTGAGGGAGGGAGCAGCAGAGCGCACTGAAGGGCGACGATGTTGAGATGGAATGGCAACTGGAGGTAAAGCGCAAAGGCGAGAAAGCAAAGTCGCCAACCAACCAGAGTGGAGCTTGCTCTAGGGAGGAACGGATCTGAACAGACAGCGAAACTGCCACAGTAAACTCCCCATGAACCGGCCACGAACCCCAGGACCAAGCAACAAGCAAGCAGTTGGCGCAAAAGCAGAGGCGTTTGTTTCAGAAATGTATCTAGGCAAGCACGGACGTAATGCGGCACGGGGAATGGCGCGAGAGGCGGGCGAGCGGCGAACgcaccggaggaggaggacgcgccgTGCGCCGAGCGGAGAAAGAAACCCCCTTCCCTTCCCTTCCGTCGGCAGCTACCTCTCTATCTATCTCTGTGTCTATCCGCGCCAACCACCGCTCAGTCACGCCTCCATTGCAGGCAGACGCGCACTGCTTCCCggcctcctcctatttgttctgtAGCCTGGGGGGTGGCCGGTGGGGGTGGTGGAGCAGGGAGGTTGGGGCGAGACGAAGAGGCGCAAAAG
Coding sequences within it:
- the LOC127343602 gene encoding protein IQ-DOMAIN 29 isoform X1, whose amino-acid sequence is MGKSPAKWIKSVLLGKKSSKSSSAKAKDLLPKTANGNGHTAGKEPELSGNSPVISEPVLVTNGISNLANGSAVRNMVRNGSDTPISPEKLREELAATKAQAAFRGYLARRAFRALKGIIRLQALIRGHLVRRQAVSTLRATWLIVKFQAQVRGRNTRLSNAAMQLSVKFGRRNFGGDKSSDAWKEKLASNAYVRKLLSSSTSVQALHFQYDEMDPNSAYNWLERWTIGCIWRPVSKPKIVADGKPQVKKASYAMETKSAKLKRNVRKFSAATVETQTNTVEPEKSKRNPRKFSGSPADSVPDSQLSELEKVKRNLKKATNSMVEASKISNSKADASKVPNSITDEPKISDSMADSSKISSVVNGISGHHDNQCEKPLQSACEASFPPETHDPHSSDLLENSNMETPFLTEETSNEPSILAQADEVIELRNLDNGDDTIEKKEETRYKEEPLSNGQVRTKRRSSFSNSEYPESGTKNTPVPPRKPSYMAPTESLKAKLRGPPRLDFDLPVDKNGFTRRQSLPSAPNNRGVKTEWRR
- the LOC127343602 gene encoding protein IQ-DOMAIN 29 isoform X2 → MGKSPAKWIKSVLLGKKSSKSSSAKAKDLLPKTANGNGHTAGKEPELSGNSPVISEPVLVTNGISNLANGSAVRNMVRNGSDTPISPEKLREELAATKAQAAFRGYLARRAFRALKGIIRLQALIRGHLVRRQAVSTLRATWLIVKFQAQVRGRNTRLSNAAMQLSVKFGRRNFGGDKSSDAWKEKLASNAYVRKLLSSSTSVQALHFQYDEMDPNSAYNWLERWTIGCIWRPVSKPKIVADGKPQVKKASYAMETKSAKLKRNVRKFSAATVETQTNTVEPEKSKRNPRKFSGSPADSVPDSQLSELEKVKRNLKKATNSMVEASKISNSKADASKVPNSITDEPKISDSMADSSKISSVVNGISGHHDNQCEKPLQSACEASFPPETHDPHSSDLLENSNMETPFLTEETSNEPSILAQADEVIELRNLDNGDDTIEKKEETRYKEEPLSNGQVRTKRRSSFSNSEYPESGTKNTPVPPRKPSYMAPTESLKAKLRGPPRLDFDLPVDKNGFTRRQSLPSAPNSKGVKTEWRR
- the LOC127343601 gene encoding pentatricopeptide repeat-containing protein At1g08070, chloroplastic; amino-acid sequence: MEACLLKTRPLHALLSDASTSRAARHLFDAVPRPTPALCGILLSALSRLSSHQELLQALSSMHRKGANVPVGCVPLVVKSCALSAASCQGRQVHCHALVRGLLGDVFVHTALVDFYAKNGDMGSAVRVFEEMPVKDPIPINCLITGYSKAGDVDKARKLFDGMSRRTSASWNSMIACYSHRGEFREALTLFDRMLGEGARPNAITITTVFSICAKSGDLDTGKRVRALVEEEDLQNVIVHTALMEMYVKCRAIDEARQEFDRMSRRDVVAWSTMIAGYAQNGRPHESLELFEKMKATDCRPNEVTLVGVLSACAQLGSDELVEQIGNYAESQRLPLTSYLGSALIDMYTRCGHVGRARGVFDRMEQKGVITWNSMIRGLAMNGFAEDAIGLYEKMEEDGVQPNEITFVALLAACTHAGLIDQGMSFFEEMKRKHHLSPQVEHCACIVDLHCKSGSLWEAYKFVCDMEVEPNAVIWTTLLSACRVHADVKLAKLAASKLLLMEPDNSSIYVLLSNIYADAGLWGDVREIRDLMRSKNVQKLSAYSWIKLDGEVHKFLVQDTYHPKSAEIYEVVDSLGLLLDRADSDPDLLV
- the LOC127343602 gene encoding protein IQ-DOMAIN 29 isoform X3; amino-acid sequence: MGKSPAKWIKSVLLGKKSSKSSSAKAKDLLPTANGNGHTAGKEPELSGNSPVISEPVLVTNGISNLANGSAVRNMVRNGSDTPISPEKLREELAATKAQAAFRGYLARRAFRALKGIIRLQALIRGHLVRRQAVSTLRATWLIVKFQAQVRGRNTRLSNAAMQLSVKFGRRNFGGDKSSDAWKEKLASNAYVRKLLSSSTSVQALHFQYDEMDPNSAYNWLERWTIGCIWRPVSKPKIVADGKPQVKKASYAMETKSAKLKRNVRKFSAATVETQTNTVEPEKSKRNPRKFSGSPADSVPDSQLSELEKVKRNLKKATNSMVEASKISNSKADASKVPNSITDEPKISDSMADSSKISSVVNGISGHHDNQCEKPLQSACEASFPPETHDPHSSDLLENSNMETPFLTEETSNEPSILAQADEVIELRNLDNGDDTIEKKEETRYKEEPLSNGQVRTKRRSSFSNSEYPESGTKNTPVPPRKPSYMAPTESLKAKLRGPPRLDFDLPVDKNGFTRRQSLPSAPNNRGVKTEWRR